GCTCGCGGGCCACCCCGCCGAAGACCATGGCCCCCAGGGCGCCGTTGCCGACGGGAAGCGCCTCGCGTTCCCAGTCCGTCGCGGGACGGTCGTACCGGAGCGTCCGCCCGGCCGGGGGCGGGTCGGCGGCGGTGTTCTTGCGCGGCATGAACGGTTCCTCGTCTTTGCTCGTCCTTGATCCCCTGGCACGCGTCCAGAGATCGGATGACTTGTGAGGTGAACCTTAAGGAGTGGGACGACAGCACGGCAACAGGCGCCGGAGCGGCGACGGAATTGCCATGCTCTGCAACGAGACATCGGAGGAGAGCCCTGGACCTCGCGTCCGCTCCCGCAGGGAAAAAGGCTTCGGGCTTCCGCGGTATCCGTGCTTACATGCGCTCCATGGTGTCTACCGACCGACTCATGGCCTTCGCCGCCATGTCGTTGCTGCTGATCGTGATCCCCGGCCCCAGCGTGCTGTTCGTCATCGGGCGGGCGCTGGCGCAGGGTCGCCGGGCCGCACTGACCACGGTCGTGGGGAACACGCTCGGAGCCTACGTACTCGTCGTGGCCGTGGCCCTGGGGGTCGGTTCCCTGGTGGAGCGGTCCATCCTCGCCTTCACGGTCCTGAAGCTCGTGGGCGCCGCGTACCTGGTGTATCTGGGAGTCAAGGCGGTGCGCCAACGCAAGTCGCTGCATGCGGCGTTCACGGGCGAGGGACCCACGCACGGAAGCCTGCGGACCTTGGGCGAGGGGTTCGTGGTCGGCGTGGCCAACCCCAAGACCATCGTGTTCTTCGCCGCCGTGCTCCCGCAGTTCGTCGACCGGGGCCAGGGACACGTCACCGCCCAGATGCTGTTGCTCGGCGTGGTCTTCAATGTCATCGCCCTGGCCTCCGACAGTGTGTGGGGCGTGGCCGCGGCCACCACGCGGAACTGGTTCGCCCGCTCGCCGCAGAGACTCGCCCTGATCGGCGGGGCCGGCGGACTCACGATGATCGGCCTCGGCGTCACCGTCGCGGCGACGGGACGCAAGGACTAGGACGTGTCCGCAAAGTCTCGTCTGGCCCGCGGGTGGACGACGACACTTTGCGGACACTCCCCAGGGCCTCCAGGCGGGTCTTGGGCAACCGGCGCCAGTTGCATACGCGAGCTGGACGGGGCGAGGCTCGCGGTGGCCCGGCAGCGAGCTGTCGGGCCACCGCCCGGTCAGTGGGTGTCGGCGCGCTTTTCGAGGCGCGTGCCGTAGCGAAGGGTGATCGACATCAGGTCGCTGGGGGAGTCCAGTTCCAGGCGGTGCCAACGGCCGCGGGGGACGATCGCTGCGGTGCCTGCCTGTAACCGCACCATGTCCTCGGCGCCGCCGGGCGTGGTGGCACGGAAGTAGAGGCGGACGCCGCCAGTCAGGCAGCACACCGCCTCTTCGGCCTCCGGGTGCATCTCCCAGTGGTCGGCGTGGACGTCGGCGTCGGTCTCCACGTGGAAGGTCGCGATCTGCCAGGCGCCGGAGTCGCTGCTCGTCATCTGCCGTTCGGCGGCTCGTACATCGCCGTCGGGGCAGAACTGCAGCGCGGAGGCGAACAGGTCGATGGGGGGCGTCGTCATGAGGGTGTTCCTTCCAGTCGGTTCTTTGCCGGGGCGGTGGGTCGCGGGTCAGGCCGGGCCGCCTGGCGTCGGGGCAGCACCCAGATCGCCACGACTGCCGCGAGTACGAAGAGGCCGGCGGAGACGGCCAGTCCCAGGGCGTAGCCGTCGTTGAGGGCCGCGGGGTCGGTGGCGGGGCCGGTGCGGAGTGCGGCGATGGTGGCCAGGGCGGCCAGGCCGACGCAGCCGCCGAGTTGGCGGGAGCTGTTGAAAAGCCCTGAGGCCATGCCGGCCTCGCGGGAGGCGACGCCGGTGGTCGCGGCGGCGGCGACCGGGGCCAGGACCAGTCCGACGCCGACCCCGGTGATGACGCAGGGGCCGAGCACGTCGGTGAGGAAGCCGCCGCCGGGGCTGATGAAGGCCAGCCAGGCCAGGCCCACGGCGGCGAGCAGAGCGCCGGGCACCAGGGCAGCTCGGGGGGTACGTGTCGTGGTGACGCGGGTCGCGATGATGGTGCCCGCGACCAGGCTCACGGAGAACGGCAGGAACGCGGCGCCGGTCGCGGCGGCACCCATGCCCAGGACCTGCTGCATGTACAGGGATACGAAGTAGAACGCCGTGAACTGCCCGGCCGCGGCCAGGAATACCAGCACGTTGGCGCCCGCCACCCAGCGACTGCGCAACAGGCCGAGGCGCAGCAGAGGCGCGGGGGCCCTGGATTCGGCGAAGGTGAAGGCGGCCAGGAGCGCGGCCGCAGCGGCGAGGGTCGCCACGGTGGCCGGGGATCCCCATCCTCGGGCGTCGGTGCGGACGACACCGAACACCAGCAGCCCGACTCCGCCGGTCGCCAGGACGGCGCCGAGCAGGTCCAGCCTCTCGCGCCGCCCGGGCTGCGCTCCGGCGGGCACGCCTGCCGGAACCAGCGCGAGAGCCGCCGCCGCGATGGGCAGGTTGACCAGCATGACCCAGCGCCAGCCCCCGTACTGGGTCAGCAAACCACCCGCCAGCACGCCCAGCGCTCCTCCTGCGGCATTCACCGCGCTCCACACTCCGAGCGCCCGGACACGCCGAGGGCCCTCGGGGAAGGTGGTGGTGAGCATCCCCAGGGCGGCCGGGGCAGCCGCGGCAGCACCCAGCCCCTGACCGGCGCGGGCGGCGACCAGTTGCCAGGGCGCCTGGGCCAGCCCGCCCGCCAGCGAGCACAGCCCGAAGACGACCAGGCCCCCCACGAACAGCCGACGGTGACCGTACAGGTCGCAAGCGCGGCCCCCCAGGAGCAGCAGTCCGCCGAAGGTGAGCGCGTAGACGTGCACGATCCACGACAGGCCGAGCGGCGCGAACCCCAGCGCGGTGCGGATCGCGGGTAATGCGACGTTGACCACCGACATGTCCAGGGCGAAGACGAACTGGGCGACGGCCGCCGCCGCCAGCACCACTCCTGGTCGCCCACGTGAGTTTTTATACATGTATAGAAACTAGCCTCGGGGGCCGCCGTTGTCGACAACTGGGGAATGATGGGGGCATGCCGCAGCCGTCCGCACCACGCAAATCCCCTGGCCGACCTCCCCGCATCTCCCGCGAGGAGGTCATCGGGACGGCCCGCCGGATCGTGACTGAGGAAGGCGTGGGTCGGCTGACCATGCGGCGGCTGGCCACGGAGGTCGGCAGTACGCCGATGGCGCTCTACCACCACGTCCGCAACAAGGAGGAACTGCTCGTCCTGCTGCTGGACGACTACGCGGCGGAGGCGCTGCGCCGACCCGAACTGCCCGCCCACCCCCGCGAGCGGATCGTCGTTGCCGCCGCCGCGATCCACGAGGCGCTCGCCGCCTGTCCCTGGATCGTGGAAGTGCTGACCGCCGATGACCTGATGTCCACGTCAGCGCTGTGGTTCGTCGAGCAGATCGTCGACGGCCTGGTCGAATGCGGACTGTCCCCGGAGCGGGCCGTGCACGGTTACCGCGCGATCTGGTACTACACCGCTGGAGAGATCGTGGTCCGGGCGACAGCGGCCCGGCGGCGCGCAGACGATGACCGAGGGACCTACCGGGATCAAGTCTTCGGCAATCTCGACCCCGGTGAGCTGCCCCGGCTGGCACAGATCGCGGACCGCTGGGCACCGCTGACCGGCGAGGACACCTACCTGGACGGGCTCCGGGCCCTGGTGGATGGCCTCCTCGCCACCAGCTGACGATTCGCCGTCGCCGAAGCAGGTGGGCGCAGGGCCAGGAGTGATCAGGGCGCCCACGGCGTGGCGAGAGCCCAACTGCTGTCCGCGGTCAGGGTCTGCGGGCGGTCGAAGCCGCCCGAGCCGCTTCCGGAGGCGATGTGGACGGCGGAATCGAAGTGCCGGAGGTAGGAGCCAGGAATGTTGATCGACTCGAAGGTGACGCCCGTGCCGCCGAGTCCCGGGCGGGCGCAGAACGTGGCGTCCTGACGGAACAGGGCCGAGGCGTCGTCGGGGGAGTTGCGCACCCGGCTGTCGGCGTGCCGCAGGAACTGGCCGGGATAGTTCACCGACTCGAACGAGTAGCAGGACGAGTCGGCGAGCCCGCGCCGTACCGTGTACGTGGCGTCCTGTTTCAGCTGGGCGCTGCTGCCTGAGTCGACCACCTCGGTGAAGGCCAGGCTGTCGGCGTGCCGCAGATAGCGGGTGGTGTGGCCCCAGGTGGTCACGCGCAACGAGCGGCGTACGTCGGTGGGAAGGACCACGGAGCTGCGCCACAGGGCCGGCTCGCCCGTGTTCCACGTGGCGTCGGCGGCGAAGGACGCGGCGGTGTCCCAGGGGTTGGACCCGCCGCTGCGGGCGAGGTAGACGATGTCGGCGTAGTGGCGCAGGTAGTGGCCGGGGTGGTTGAGCGACTCGAACGACGTGCCGCCCGCGGCGAGGCCGGTTCGGCCGCACCAGGTGGCGTCGGCGGCGAACGAACCGCCCGTGTTCGCGTCGATGCGGACCCGGCTGTCGGCGTGGCGCAGGTAGCTGCCCGGGTGGTTGACGGACTCGAACGAGGAGCAGCGCGGGTCGGCCAGCCCGGCGACGGTGCGGTAGGAGGCGTCCTGGCGGGCGCCGTCGCCGGAGGCGGAGTTCAGCACGTCGGTACGGGCCGTGGAGTTCGCGTGCCGCAGATAGCGATCGGTGTGGCCGGGCGTGGTCACCCTGAACGACCGGGCGTGCCCGAGGGTGAGGCCGGTGGCGGCGTTGAGGTTGCGTGACGCGGCGACGAGCGCGCTGTGGGCCTGGCGCAGCTGGTCGGTGTCGACCTTCTGTACGCGGCGGTCGTAGGTGAGCAGACCGTTGTACTCGCCCTCCACGTCGGTGATCTCGGTGTAGACGTAGGCGGACAGGCCCTTGGTGGTCATGAGCTGCTGCACGTCACGGACCATGCCGGTGTAGCGGTCGTTCAACTGCTCCCGGCCCGTGACCTGTTCGTAGGCGAAGAACTGGCCGTTGGGGCTGTACTCGTGGCCGGGCGTACGCAGGCCGACGCCGCCGAACTCGCCGAGGACGGAGATGCGGGTGTCCGAGGGCCGCGGCGCGTCGGGGCCGGTGTAGACGTGCCAGTCGATGATGTCGCCGGTGCCCGGATCGCCCTTGGAAGCACAGCAGTTGTAGCCGCTGTGCGCGTTCATCAGCCGCGTCGGGTCGTAGGTCTTCAGCTCGGTGGTGATACGCCGGGTGGCGGCCAGGTCCCACTCGCCCCAGCCCTCGTTGAAGGGTACGTAGGTGACGACGGCCGGGGAGAACCGGTGCTCGTCGACGATCTCGCGGGCCTCGGCCTCCAGTTGGGCGGTCTGGGCCGGAGTGCGGTTCGCGTCGAACGCGGGCGTGGACGGGATGTCCTGCCACACCAGCAGCCCGAGCCGGTCCGCGTGGTAGTACCACCGTGCGGGTTCGACCTTGATGTGCTTGCGCACCATGTTGAAGCCGAGGTCCTTGTGCTTCTGGAGGTCGAAGGCGAGCGCGTCGTCGGTGGGCGCGGTGTAGAGGCCGTCCGGCCAGAAGCCCTGGTCGAGCGTGCCTATCTGGAAGACGAACTCACCGTTCAGCGTGGGGCGCATGACCCCGTCCACCTTCCTCGTACCGATCTCGCGCATGCCGAAGTAGCTGGTGACGACATCGACGGCGGCCCCGGAGGCGTTGCGCAAGGTGATGCGCAGGTCGTAGAGGAACGGATCGTCGGGGGACCAGCGGCGGGCGTTCGGCACCGGGACGGAGAACTCGGTGAAGCCGCCGGTCGCGCTGCCCACCACCTGGGTCCCTGACATCGCCTCCGCCAGCACGGTGTGGCCGGCCACACCGCCACGGGTGAAGACACGGACCCGTGCCGTGCTGGTGGCCAGGTCCGCCCTGATGTCGACCGAGTAGACCGACGACGCGGGAGTCGGCTCCAGCCACACGGTCTGCCAGATGCCCGAGGTGGGGGTGTAGAAGATGCCGCCGGGACTGTTCACCTGCTTGCCGAGCGGCTGCTTCTCGCCACGCCCGTCCGTCGGGTCGTAGACGCGCACGATCAGTTCGTTGGCGCCGCCCTTGAGCTGGGGCGT
The Streptomyces sp. NBC_00234 DNA segment above includes these coding regions:
- a CDS encoding cupin — translated: MTTPPIDLFASALQFCPDGDVRAAERQMTSSDSGAWQIATFHVETDADVHADHWEMHPEAEEAVCCLTGGVRLYFRATTPGGAEDMVRLQAGTAAIVPRGRWHRLELDSPSDLMSITLRYGTRLEKRADTH
- a CDS encoding AbfB domain-containing protein, with translation MVLPTDVRRSLRVTTWGHTTRYLRHADSLAFTEVVDSGSSAQLKQDATYTVRRGLADSSCYSFESVNYPGQFLRHADSRVRNSPDDASALFRQDATFCARPGLGGTGVTFESINIPGSYLRHFDSAVHIASGSGSGGFDRPQTLTADSSWALATPWAP
- a CDS encoding LysE family translocator — its product is MVSTDRLMAFAAMSLLLIVIPGPSVLFVIGRALAQGRRAALTTVVGNTLGAYVLVVAVALGVGSLVERSILAFTVLKLVGAAYLVYLGVKAVRQRKSLHAAFTGEGPTHGSLRTLGEGFVVGVANPKTIVFFAAVLPQFVDRGQGHVTAQMLLLGVVFNVIALASDSVWGVAAATTRNWFARSPQRLALIGGAGGLTMIGLGVTVAATGRKD
- a CDS encoding MFS transporter; the encoded protein is MYKNSRGRPGVVLAAAAVAQFVFALDMSVVNVALPAIRTALGFAPLGLSWIVHVYALTFGGLLLLGGRACDLYGHRRLFVGGLVVFGLCSLAGGLAQAPWQLVAARAGQGLGAAAAAPAALGMLTTTFPEGPRRVRALGVWSAVNAAGGALGVLAGGLLTQYGGWRWVMLVNLPIAAAALALVPAGVPAGAQPGRRERLDLLGAVLATGGVGLLVFGVVRTDARGWGSPATVATLAAAAALLAAFTFAESRAPAPLLRLGLLRSRWVAGANVLVFLAAAGQFTAFYFVSLYMQQVLGMGAAATGAAFLPFSVSLVAGTIIATRVTTTRTPRAALVPGALLAAVGLAWLAFISPGGGFLTDVLGPCVITGVGVGLVLAPVAAAATTGVASREAGMASGLFNSSRQLGGCVGLAALATIAALRTGPATDPAALNDGYALGLAVSAGLFVLAAVVAIWVLPRRQAARPDPRPTAPAKNRLEGTPS
- a CDS encoding TetR/AcrR family transcriptional regulator, which produces MPQPSAPRKSPGRPPRISREEVIGTARRIVTEEGVGRLTMRRLATEVGSTPMALYHHVRNKEELLVLLLDDYAAEALRRPELPAHPRERIVVAAAAIHEALAACPWIVEVLTADDLMSTSALWFVEQIVDGLVECGLSPERAVHGYRAIWYYTAGEIVVRATAARRRADDDRGTYRDQVFGNLDPGELPRLAQIADRWAPLTGEDTYLDGLRALVDGLLATS